The window CTTCATGCACCAACTTCATTGTTTGCTCTTCATTACAAAATTATCTTGTCAAAGAAGAAAATATGCTTCTCTATAGGAATGATGATTAAATAGCTTCATAATCTATAGATCAGTACTTGTCAAGGTAGAACTGGAATTTTTATTCTCATTATAAGGTCTTCACATGTTGTGAATGTTGAAAATTTTCATCTCAGGAAAATTTTGAAGGAGAGATTAATTATTAGATCAACTAGATCGGCCGTCTCATCATTTAGCATTGTTGTATGATCAATAATACAGACAACTTCCTATAAAGAAGTTCGGTTTCCTTTCACATTATTGCTACTTAGCTAGTTCATTCTCTTTCACCGAGAATTCATACATTCAACTAATGAAACAAAGTACCTCAGAAACCAACATAAAATTTCTTGTGATACAAGTCATATAAGTCGATCATAGTCGTAAACTAAACCGTAACAAGACATAATGCCTGCAAATCAAACAGCAAGTACTACATAAATTTTGCATATACCGCAACAATGCAGACACACTTCTCCGCATGCTGCCTACCGCATCTCTTCTTTAAAGCATTAAATTCCTGCATCAGATTGCATATGAGGTTGCACATTCACTTTATTATACAGCAACATAAAGATTATAAAAAACAAAACATATCGCATGGTATATCGAAAGCCTCAAGTCATTCAAGGAAATATATCTATGTATGGAAAGTTTGGTTAACTTGTTGAAGGAACTTGATAACCTAGTACCTAAATTCATATATGTGCATATGCTCATAACTATCCATGTTAGTCAAGCTTTGGATATATCGTTATGTCAGGTACCTCATTACTAATTAACTTATAGGTTATGAACTTGTTACATAATTAGACTTTTTTTCTTCCAAAAGCAACTCCACTCCATCACAAAACGTTAAAATGGGCTTTATTGTTTTTCTAAAAATGTGTTTTGTTCATTCAatatcaaagataaataatttCATTAATGTTCTTCTAGTAACAAGTCCTATCTTGGACAACAGGTGGAAGTGTAAATATTGATATTTCCTTTTCCTATGTGTCCACTAGTCTTATTTTGCTCCCTTCTTAAGACAAAACACCTTAACTTCATAATTTCTCTGTGATACTCAaaacatcctttttttttttgctaatttaCCAGAAAAATGTGTTTATTAAGAATTAGTGAAAACGATTGCAAAAAAATCCCAAAACCATCAAGCTCAAAAATTCAAACATGCATCAGGGATTGAGCCAACCTAAATATGGTAATCCTGATTCACCAGTCCAAAACTGGCATGCTAATTTGCTTCGTAATTAGCTTTCCCAAACATGTTGGCCATCAACAACCATGATCCGCAAAGAAAAGATAATCACTCGATAtggtacctttttttttttttgtctaaatgACCGAAAAGAAAACACACAAGCCTTGTTCCCAAAAGCATGTTGTTGGTTTTATCTCAAGATTCATGTGCCTCTTCGTATATGACACATTGTACAAAAAGGTTTTATTGGTCTGTTTCTTGGAATCAAGACTTGACAAAATAATCAACAATCATTAGGAAAGGCAACAAGAAATTACCTAAAAGTCAACGAGACCACTTCGAGTGAATTTTAGTAACAATAAGGCTCATTTATTTGTTTCTATATGTAACATTTGTTGCTTTTAGTACCAAACTTTTCTAAGATTCAATTATGGCAAGATTTATACATGCTAAGAATGGATTTCTTTTAATACAAGGCAAGACATGTACATCAATTGAGATCACATTTCAGGAATTTTTAGCCACAGTGGATGCATCAAGCTTCTTCATTCAGAGCCGCATTGTACTACCTCTTTATAACCATCCTAAACTTAGATTCTCTGTTACAACTTTCCTTAATTTTTGTATGTTTAAAATAGTTATATCTTTTCACTGCAAAGGTATCTGCAACAGTTTACAAAGATGTCACATACATCCATGGTAAAATATTTCATACCTGATCAGCAAATTGGCGTTTGTAAGTCTCAACGTAACTACATTAACACATTGAAATATCCAAAATTAGTGATATCAATCGCATTCTCCCATTCTTTTcctcaaaaaaggaaaagaagagaaagaacgaAGTTAATATTGGATGTGGATTTGCTAACCGAACATCTGAGCGATCCTCCCATTGACTCTCTGCCCTTAGCCATGCCGCCGTCTATCGTGAAGAAGTACCAAAAGTAGTAAtaatgatgatggtgatgatttcAAGAAAGCAAAAGAGTTCCAATCTATCCTAGAACCAAAGCTTGAGATTACCCAAAGTTCTTCATCAAGAAGGGCCTCCCGTGCAACAAAACGCCCAAAGGCCCGTCTGTGCTCGCAAGAGAATTCTTCATCCGAAGGCTGCAGACGGTCGAACCGAAGGTTTGATCCATTGGAAGAGGCCTCGATTCGAGGAATTCTCGGCGCCAGGTTAGGCTGACTGGAAGATGTCTCAAGCTGAGGGAATCTTGGGGCCGGACGAAGCTCAACGGAAACGCCTTTATCCTCTTCGGCCTCCGAGGATGTCGCCGACCCATCTTTCCTACAAATTCAACTCGAAAATTAACCCCCCAGAAAGAAACATAAACTCTATTTTTTAAAGAAACTGATAAGAAGATCCCACTTTTACGAGAAATTTGATTTTAACTCCAAAAAGAAATGTGAAAAGAGGCGAACCCAATTCTGTTTCTTAGTTCCAAGAAGAGCGCAGACAGAGCAGGAAAGGTCGTGGTTTTAGGTCTATATTCTTGAGAGATGGAAGAAGGAATCTACTCACGTGGCGGCGGAGGCGAGTCTTTTCAGGGGTTTGCGTCGATCTTGGACGCGCAAGAACTGAATCCGCCGGAGACCCGACGACGGAGTGGCCACCGCCGCCATCGCCTCGCAAAGGGAAAGAACGCTCTGACTAGCAATCTtagtccagagagagagagagagacagggagTCGTGAGCTACGGACGCAAAGAGAGAGGCAGGACGGTGGAAGAGAGGGTGAGAGACAGTTGTGTTGATGGTTGAGTTGGGTAAGGAGAAAAAGGCAGCTGCTCTCTTTCTCGCCCTTTACCTCCTCCTGTTGAATGAATGAGCCTCCACAATTatccatttgtttttttttttctctcacttTAATTACTATTAAACTTATTTTTCccaaatttattctttttatattaaatatttaaatatttttattttatatataatatttttataaaaataaataaataataaaaataagataataaaaaagTATATGAGTCTGAGCTCAAGATGCCTTTTATTCCTTGGTCAATGGTTAAGTTATGACTCATAAACAATGTTCTGTTCCATGTTAGTGAGGCTGGTAAAAGAGAGTAATATCACcctcattaattttatttttttattaaatttaaataatattgagTTATAACTAtagaatctaaaaaatatatatttattataacatTCCCATTAATCCCGTATCGAAAATAAGCAAGATTAAAACTAACTTATAAGAATATGTGTAACACtattattatcttaaatattttaattaataatttaaatcaaataaagtaccaattaacccattcggaccataacATTTATATTTTAGATTCTAAAAATTAGTAATAAAGAAATTATGTCAGCAATTTAAGAATAGATGGAAAGCAAATTAGTATGCAAAAAGGTATTATTACAAAAGGAATAAATTCGAGGTGAAATTTCTGGAAATTCGTGGAAAAAGAATTATCCAGTTGGCGATGAGGTCGTACGTGAGGAAAGCAGCGGCGATGCTTCCTCGGTGCGTGATggcaacacacaaacacacagtTAATCTTGCTTTGTTCGCATCACAGAAGCCAAGCAAGTCGACGGTTTCCCTTTTTAGTTAACCTCTTGTGGAATGAATGATCCACGAAGCGCCATTAATTTTGTccttttattgttattattactttattttccccttttttttgttattattactgtatttacttatttattattgttattattaagaATTCCGTTTTGGCAATCAGTTAGTCGTTGGACTAAATCttcagataaatattttctaagatAAGAGTATATCATACGAAGAATTTTTCCATAATAGCTttatttgattaatatttttCTACTTTGATGATTAGTGGTTTTGATATGTTAACTGTCGGACACATCATCGATAACTTGAGTTCAGCTTTTGAACTCACTTATCATGTATTTGATATCGAGACGACGAGATTTGACAAATAATCATATaaagaatatattatgatgtatccAATATAGGGATAGCCATTTGGTTGATGAGATGTTTAGGAAGATATGACATAATTCTCGAATTGCTTACGTGTTAAATTATCTAATCGATTAGTGAACATGAGATTTAATTTTGGTGATTTTTAccgtttattttttattaaaatgatgAAAGATAAAGGTGAGATTTTGATCCATGAATTTGCTATTGAGATACCAAATAAATCagatttttaaagaaaaatgtaGAATGAAAATCCAAACACTCAATTTGAGTCGGacatatcatttttttaatatataaaattataagatGTGATTTTGAATCTCAATAGTCAGATATGTCGTCGTCAAAAACCTAAAAGTTAATTATATATCATTAATATTTCTGAAAAGAAAACCTTAATACCAAAAGTTATAAGGATAGTTTAGATTAGGAACTAAATCTCGATCCATTCTTTGGTGGGGCCAATCTAATCTAATCCATTTGGCGTCTCGATCACACAAATCCGATCCACTGGTAGGTGAGGAATAATGCTTTTAGCTATAAATGGGATAACATGATCCAACTCGACCCTCCTAATTATCGAATTTGCTCTGACCTTCTCATCATATAAACCGGATTTTGGATCACTGGGTTGACTTTTTTCATTCCAAAAAGTAAAAGTTACTCTCATTCCACCTCAGTTTGACCAGCGCAGAACTGCCTTCAAATCACCACCCATTGTTTGGGTCAACAAGAGCACATGAAAAGTCCACTCCGAGAATGGCTATAAGGACCTCAAAAAGATTCCTTTTGTTATGATATTAGATACAATATCGAAGGATTATGttctttttttatgatatatagaaaaatattttgccaaatatatataagaaaaaagaTGTAGAATAATTTaactatatattatataatattttagattAATTTGGCAACCcttaaaaattattaaacataaaatttaatataatattatttaaaaatattattgatatctAAATTAGTCTGATGTGATTCGAATTCGATGTGTCACATGAAGATCGAGATAAGTTTTTGGATTGGATCTTTAGTAATCTGATATCTCCAAATGTAgatttgaatattttgaaaaaaagaaaatctcttccctatttaaaatatatttttatatcttaataTATGAGAAGAAAGTTTggattatttttttcataaagaAAGAGAATAAAACTTATGATTGTATTCCTCGTTAATAAATAAGAAGTTTATATTTTACCATATTGAATATTCATCCACAATGGATAGAGAGTAATttgaattttataaaaaaaaatattttttatttttcttatttgtagATGGTAGATTTTCTaccaaatatttatataaaaatatatttatcgtTTTTCAAAATTTAATCCatctaaataaatttttttatcgattTAAATATGGCTGTCATTTTATTATTTAGTGGCTGAATCAGACATGGAAACTCTCACACGGGCGTCGGGAGCGGACAACATCACCCCTGGAAATGATCATTGGTGATTCAGCCATCCTAAGTAGGGGTTTCCTATTCTAAGTATAGAATGAAGTTAATATTGTCACGCGTTGGAAACCAATTTGGGACAAAAAGTAACTAAATTAGAACGCGTCGTGTTACCTTTTTGGCGTGTTTTGCTGACCGTCGGTGTCCTAAAGCCGCCGATCGTTCGTGTTGACCTTCCCGGTGGGTCGGCGTGGGGGAACACAGTAGACGATGTGCCCTTTGCGCTTCATCCTCGTGTTCCTCTCCGCGGCCCTCGCCGGGTTCCTCGCCTGGAAATCGATCCGTTCCTCTCCTCCCTCCCTGGTCTCCGATGATTCCCACGAGATCGACACCCCCCGTGACGACTCCTCCATCAAAGCCCGAATCTTTCGAGCTGGAAAGGTAGGATTTCTCAACCAGTATTCTACCTTTTTCGTTTGGAGGGGATAGAGGCTTGTTACCATGATGATTTCTCGTGAACAGGCGATTGAGAATGGGTTCTGGGTGTTTCTTGACATGGCCAGCGGGCGGTACTTGTGGAGGGCGATGAAAGAAAGGTGAGAAGTTGGGCGTCCTCGATGATTTGAGGGTTTTTTTTCCGGAGTAATTGTTCCTTCTCGTGTTGAATTCGAACAGTGTTCCGTGAATCGGGTTGTAATCTTGTTGTTGCGTGCTAGAATTCGTTTGAAATTGTCGATTTTTGGTTCCAGTGGTTGTTGATTGAGATGTGTCGATTATGTCGTATCCACGTTGATTTAGATGTTATACACAGAGCATTGATGTATCAAACGATTGTTTGATTTGGTTATGTCACGGCACGTCTTCCACATTGAGTATGAACAATCTGCTAAATGGATTTACCAGTTTAATTGTCTTCTTTTACTTATGTGATGTAATCTTCGtataagaatgagtatcatcttgTACTACTGGCGTACTTTTTAGTCTGTCATAATTCATCAATCAGAATCTGGTCATACTGATCGATAACATCAGCAACAAACATGACAAGAAAATAATAGAGGAGAAATGAGCATGATGATCGAAGGCATATACAAGTGAGTTGGTTCAATATGGTACAGCAAGAAGGATTAGCAACCCTGTGCAGCTATATACCTACACACTCGAGAAAGATTTCATGAAGCCAAATCCATTGGGAAGCAAATTTGAGAGGTCCATGAGGTCAACATGCCCAAGATTCTATCTTTGTTTCTCGATAGACTTTAAAGAGGCATCATTGGCTTCCTCTTTCGGTGATCAAGGTATCTAGAGAAATATTTTAGGGCACCTCCCCGCTTCTCTTTTTTGGCAGAGAATCAAAGAATCTAGGATGATTGTGTTGATTATCTTTTGCTTTATAGTAGAGTTGATGTCTTGTGAAATAAAAGTGACAGGCTAGAAGTAGTGTACATAGAGTCCAGCCAGTGTTCTGATGAAACTTTTGTTGTGTTGAACTTAGAGGTTGGTGATTTGGTTGCTAAAATCAgtgatctttttctttttatcttatgTTTAGTTTGACGACAATTACTATACGATTTCAAAGGTTCATTACTCGTACCTTTTTTCCCCTTCAGAAATATGTCTTTTATATCATTGATTAGTACTAAAGGTACCATAATCAGATGTTTGAGGTGCTATTTCTATGTGATATCCAAGGTAAAGTTTTTCTATTAATTCCTTCAGTGTATATGCTATAAGAGGTGTGATTTTTGTGGCTTCAATATATTCCTGGCAAGCTTCTATTTTGGACTTTTCAAACTATAATTCAATCTGATTTGAGAACATTTAAAACTCTGGTCGGTAAAAATTGCTTGCCGGTCGGTTTATCTTGATTTTCGTTTGAATTGTGTACACATTGAAGACAATGGGAGTTAGAACTTAACTGTCATTTGGTTTAGTCTAAATGTTTTATTTGGATTGTGCACACATCGACTTTGAAACTCTTCATAGAGTTTAAGCTAGGAAAATATAGGGACAGATTGGTTGATTTTAGGTTGATCCATGACAATGTACAGCTGAATTCCATGTGTTGGGTTGAAATTTCATTCATAAGCCAACATGAACATCAGAACCCCATGGGCGATGTCGAACATGCGGTTTACGTTCGTCCTAAACGAATTGTAGCTCTTCCAGTAATTTCTTGCTGTTTTTTTATGTGAAAAATGATTTCCATATCAAGATCATATCCGACTGTTTCTGTGTGAACTATCAGGCAAAGGCTTGAGGAACAATGCCACATATCTGTGTGaacttttatgaaatatttactaATATTATCTGTGGAGAAAGATGATCCTGTTTTGTTGTGTCTCATATGATGTCAATTAAAATTGCTACTAAGCAAGACTTTTGATGGTATCATTTGGAGACAAATGACAGGCATGGAATGAGTGATTCCAACCTTCTAACTTACACTTGTTTTCTAGTGCATGGTAAGTGATGCTTGAAAACCTTTAGGGAAAGGGTGATGTCAAAAGATAACAATCGAAAGAATTGGGATGCTTGTGCTTGGTTGAGGCACATGCCCTCCAGAAACCATGAACTGGCAATTTAGCATCATGTCCATGCCTTGACACACTTTCTTCTGGAAAATATTTGTAGCTTCAGTCTCTAGATTCTAACAAGCTGTTGTTGCCACTAGCCTATTGATGATAGCTAGCAGATTGCCCTATCAAAGTTGCAATAAACTATATACAATTTGATCAAGCATCCTTGACAGTCAagttctttttgattttttatgcATTGCACAGGAGGATAGTGAAGTTGATTTCTAGTTGACTTGCAGAGTAGATGAGGTAATTGGCGATCATTTGCATTTCAGATTGCTTTTGTGGGGGTTTCCTCCCCACTCGGTGAAGCATCAGATTCCACCAAACGCTCATTCATTTGGTTCATGCAGAACAATCTTTTTCACACAACTGTATTAGTAGTCCTCGAGAATAGATTCTCATCTGTTccaagataaaaaaaagaaagtgcTCGTATTATCTTTAGGGGATTCCTTTGCTCGGTGGCATAAATGCACCAAGGGAGGCCCAGTGGCACGGCCCCAAGAAAGCAGCTGCATGGGGGGGTCGTCTTCTTCCACTCAGAGACTTGTTGTCATCACGGTGGGGCTTCTCGCCGTGCTGTCGCCGCTGTACGTGGGCAGGAGAGGGCGGGTCGAGCCGGACGACGACGGTGGCGGTGGAGCCCTGTCGCTGTGGCTCCTGCTCCTGCTACTGGTCTTCGTCATCAACCTTACGTGCTGCGCCGACCGCAGGATCATGAGGTTTGACCCCTATTGGATCCATAGATTTGGAGGGTCTTCGTGTGGGATCATTGTGCTACTTCTGGTTCTTGGAGTTGTGCTCAGGTGCAAGGCTTCGCTCGGGGGTTGATCCGGATGCCATCGATGGCAGCAATGTTTTGTGGAGGTGTCCATGTCTTGCTCGTTGATGATGTCGAGTGCGATTTAATGTTGGGTTTTGACATTTTGTCAACCCCGTGAATCCACTGTCCATTACTCAGCTGAACGAGGAAGCGAGATTAGTGGAAGAGAAGCTTCAATCTTTTTCTGTTTAAGATGTAAAAAAATAGACATTGTTTCTTTAATTGCAAGCATATGAACACTAATTCATATCTTTTTTGGTTGAAATTGTTGGTGATTTAAGCTAAAATATTATCgggaaaataattatttaatagtTTGAGGAAGATATAATTAGGAAAGAACGAATGATCTCTACAGAGAGTCCCACCCAACGTCATGGCGAACACCGCACATCGTCCTGTCCCAGTGCGAAGCTCCTCGCTCTTCTCTACGCTTCCACTGACACTCCGGGTGGAGGATTTCTGGGGACTTGTTGATGCAGTC of the Musa acuminata AAA Group cultivar baxijiao chromosome BXJ2-10, Cavendish_Baxijiao_AAA, whole genome shotgun sequence genome contains:
- the LOC135624998 gene encoding GCN5-related N-acetyltransferase 6, chloroplastic-like, with protein sequence MAAVATPSSGLRRIQFLRVQDRRKPLKRLASAATKDGSATSSEAEEDKGVSVELRPAPRFPQLETSSSQPNLAPRIPRIEASSNGSNLRFDRLQPSDEEFSCEHRRAFGRFVAREALLDEELWTAAWLRAESQWEDRSDVRYVETYKRQFADQEFNALKKRCGRQHAEKCVCIVAIRKDEKNVKRTVLKSIVGTLDLSVRQLLCGETFPGECLKPPASSNFYRADQPRYAYVANLCVAKHARRQGIATNMLLLAIDAAVSYGTHRIFVHVHKNNTGAQKLYDRIGFQMVKKAVPHLLADDKHLLCLKVKSDSSS
- the LOC135625000 gene encoding uncharacterized protein LOC135625000: MCPLRFILVFLSAALAGFLAWKSIRSSPPSLVSDDSHEIDTPRDDSSIKARIFRAGKAIENGFWVFLDMASGRYLWRAMKER